In the genome of Ignisphaera sp., one region contains:
- a CDS encoding cation diffusion facilitator family transporter, whose amino-acid sequence MYGKEDERKYAGYLEGLVSIIVNTLLFIVKFYYGVLFNSIAVIADSIHTLSDSLTSVVVILGFWIGYKPADKEHPFGHGRAELVASTVIGSMLIMVGIDFIQRSFNKLLSREGLIFSWILVIVLASSAIAKELLAIWAIRLGKKYNASSIIADAWHHRSDAIASALLAVAILFGEMLWWLDGVLGIVVSIMIIVVAVKLVTESASELLGKAPTNEEIKELDKIVSEVSPMVKDLHHIHVHRYGMHTEVTLHIRLDPNTSLDKAHEIASEIEKKIRERLGWEATVHVEPNIKEKK is encoded by the coding sequence ATGTATGGCAAAGAAGATGAGAGAAAGTATGCAGGGTATTTGGAGGGGCTAGTCTCAATAATTGTGAACACCCTACTTTTCATAGTAAAGTTTTACTACGGTGTTCTATTCAATTCAATAGCTGTTATAGCAGACTCTATCCACACACTATCGGACTCATTAACATCAGTTGTTGTTATACTTGGATTTTGGATAGGGTATAAACCAGCTGACAAAGAGCATCCATTTGGACATGGTAGAGCAGAACTCGTTGCATCAACAGTTATCGGATCTATGCTTATAATGGTTGGCATAGACTTTATACAAAGAAGCTTTAACAAACTTCTATCAAGAGAAGGCCTTATTTTTAGCTGGATACTCGTTATAGTTCTAGCATCATCGGCTATAGCTAAAGAGCTTTTAGCGATTTGGGCTATAAGGCTAGGTAAAAAATATAATGCATCTTCCATTATTGCTGATGCCTGGCACCACAGAAGCGATGCCATAGCATCTGCACTTCTAGCCGTGGCAATACTGTTTGGCGAGATGTTGTGGTGGCTTGATGGTGTTCTCGGAATTGTTGTCTCGATAATGATAATAGTTGTTGCAGTGAAACTTGTTACCGAATCGGCTAGCGAATTGCTTGGGAAGGCTCCAACAAATGAAGAAATTAAAGAGCTTGATAAAATAGTTAGTGAGGTAAGCCCCATGGTTAAGGACTTGCATCATATACATGTACACAGATATGGCATGCACACTGAGGTAACTCTTCATATAAGGCTAGATCCAAATACAAGCCTAGACAAGGCTCATGAGATAGCGTCAGAAATAGAAAAGAAGATTAGGGAAAGGCTTGGCTGGGAAGCAACGGTTCATGTAGAGCCTAATATAAAGGAAAAGAAATAG
- a CDS encoding SufS family cysteine desulfurase, translating to MLNVDEIRKDFPILNRLIHERKLVYFDNAASTLKPIQVIDAIANFYKNHYANVHRGFHTLSQEASQMYEQAHETLAKFINAYSWDEIIFVNNTTEGLNLVAYSWGLHNINEGDEIVLTVMDHHSSMLPWRHIAKMRNAKVKYVNVTPDGYLDYNHLDEIITEKTKVVAFPIASNVLGTINDVSRIVKRAKEVGALVVADGAQSVPHIPTNVRELGVDFLAFSGHKMLGPTGSGVLWGRRDLLQELKPFKVGGDTIRDVTLDDVVWLDPPWRFEAGTPNIEAAIGLATAAEYLMKIGMENVRRHEIELVEHTLKLLVESFGDEIRYYGPRNPEHKTGVVAFNVKNLHFHIVAQALDYFGIAVRSGMHCAHPLHYALRISYEDPPPTSIPSNVDERLKRFGSVRASFYIYNTKEEVGYFVGTLSMIISLREQLKTKPVEAVCTGT from the coding sequence ATGCTAAACGTTGATGAAATTAGAAAGGATTTCCCAATACTGAATAGATTGATCCATGAAAGAAAGCTTGTCTACTTCGATAACGCAGCCTCTACATTAAAGCCTATCCAAGTTATAGACGCCATAGCGAATTTCTACAAGAATCACTATGCAAATGTTCACAGAGGCTTTCACACTCTCAGCCAAGAAGCTAGCCAAATGTATGAACAGGCACACGAAACGCTAGCCAAGTTTATAAACGCTTATTCATGGGATGAGATAATATTTGTAAACAACACTACAGAAGGTCTAAACCTAGTCGCATATTCATGGGGGCTTCACAACATCAATGAAGGAGACGAAATAGTTCTGACAGTTATGGATCACCACAGCTCCATGCTACCATGGAGACACATAGCCAAGATGAGAAACGCCAAGGTAAAATACGTGAATGTTACACCTGATGGCTACCTAGACTACAACCACCTAGATGAGATAATCACTGAGAAGACAAAGGTTGTGGCATTTCCAATTGCAAGCAACGTTCTTGGGACGATAAACGATGTTAGCAGAATAGTTAAGAGGGCTAAAGAAGTTGGGGCGCTCGTGGTTGCTGATGGCGCCCAAAGTGTGCCGCACATCCCAACAAATGTTAGAGAGCTTGGGGTAGACTTCCTGGCGTTTAGTGGTCATAAGATGCTTGGTCCCACGGGCAGCGGTGTTCTGTGGGGTAGGAGAGATTTGCTTCAAGAGCTAAAACCGTTCAAGGTTGGCGGAGACACCATAAGGGATGTAACACTAGATGATGTTGTGTGGCTCGACCCGCCATGGAGATTTGAAGCAGGTACACCAAATATAGAGGCGGCAATAGGGCTTGCAACAGCGGCCGAATATCTAATGAAAATTGGTATGGAGAATGTCAGAAGACATGAGATCGAATTGGTTGAACATACACTAAAGTTACTTGTAGAGAGTTTCGGAGATGAGATAAGGTATTATGGACCTAGAAACCCAGAACATAAAACAGGTGTGGTAGCATTCAATGTCAAGAATCTCCATTTCCACATAGTTGCACAAGCACTAGACTACTTTGGCATTGCTGTTAGATCGGGTATGCACTGTGCCCACCCACTTCACTACGCTCTTAGAATAAGTTATGAGGATCCCCCACCAACATCAATACCTAGCAATGTTGATGAAAGGCTCAAGAGATTTGGTAGTGTGAGGGCAAGTTTCTACATATACAACACTAAGGAGGAGGTAGGATACTTCGTAGGGACACTATCAATGATAATATCGTTGAGAGAGCAGCTGAAGACAAAGCCTGTAGAGGCTGTTTGTACAGGAACATAA
- the rpiA gene encoding ribose-5-phosphate isomerase RpiA, with amino-acid sequence MSSSIDVAKYRATEEALKRILNLRPRILGVGTGSTVDIFLDLLVKRRELGDAKFVCASLYTAQRLVENGFTVLQLSTVDKVDVYVDGADEVDRELNMIKGGGGASTLEKIIAYASNYRIYMVDYTKLVNRLGEKHAIPVEVLPEALSIVYKRLREMGFEATIRFVKSGKYGYVVSDTRGVIVDVRPSQEFSARELAYTLKSIPGVVETGLFVDMADEVIVGYPDRVEVLRKNKV; translated from the coding sequence ATGTCTAGCTCTATTGATGTTGCCAAGTATAGAGCGACTGAAGAGGCCTTGAAGAGGATATTAAATTTGAGGCCTAGGATACTGGGTGTTGGGACCGGATCTACTGTAGATATATTCCTAGATCTTTTGGTGAAGAGACGGGAACTTGGGGATGCAAAGTTTGTGTGTGCCTCTCTCTATACAGCGCAGAGGCTTGTGGAAAACGGCTTTACTGTTTTACAGCTGAGTACTGTTGATAAGGTTGATGTGTATGTTGATGGAGCTGATGAGGTTGACAGAGAACTGAATATGATTAAAGGTGGTGGAGGGGCGTCAACACTAGAGAAGATAATTGCATATGCATCCAACTACAGAATCTATATGGTTGATTATACAAAGCTTGTGAATAGACTTGGAGAAAAACATGCAATACCAGTAGAGGTTCTGCCTGAGGCCCTCAGCATTGTATATAAGAGACTTAGGGAGATGGGTTTTGAAGCAACGATAAGATTTGTGAAAAGTGGGAAGTACGGCTATGTCGTTTCAGATACAAGGGGTGTTATAGTCGATGTTAGACCTTCTCAAGAATTTAGTGCTAGAGAGCTCGCATATACCCTAAAGAGCATCCCAGGAGTTGTTGAAACAGGTCTATTTGTGGATATGGCCGACGAGGTTATTGTTGGATATCCCGATAGGGTGGAGGTCCTTAGGAAAAACAAGGTATAG
- a CDS encoding molybdenum cofactor guanylyltransferase, which translates to MLVAAILAGGRSSRFGFGINKCLYPVLGRPMILYIYSKILKTRFFVDVYAIVSMNDAEEVYSLGLNVIIDNYLVGPLPAVYQALNMFSNVFIVACDMPLVDVSSIERMVSMCPDDADACIPKWGSTGYKEPLFAIYRNSLLALLERCFHREELSITKCLDNSGRLANILYLDVNKIFMDPYKELFNLNTPKDLKQFYILLGDAHV; encoded by the coding sequence TTGCTGGTTGCAGCAATCCTCGCGGGTGGGAGATCATCGCGGTTTGGGTTTGGTATTAATAAATGTCTTTATCCGGTTCTTGGCAGACCCATGATCCTTTACATATATAGCAAGATTTTGAAGACAAGATTTTTTGTGGACGTATATGCTATTGTCTCAATGAATGATGCTGAAGAAGTTTATAGCCTGGGATTGAATGTTATAATCGACAATTATTTGGTGGGGCCTCTACCAGCTGTGTACCAGGCTCTGAATATGTTTAGCAATGTCTTTATCGTTGCATGTGACATGCCTTTGGTTGATGTGAGTAGCATTGAAAGAATGGTCTCTATGTGTCCAGATGATGCAGATGCGTGTATACCAAAATGGGGGTCAACAGGATATAAAGAACCTCTTTTCGCTATTTATAGAAACAGCCTTTTGGCTCTATTGGAACGGTGTTTCCATAGAGAGGAGCTGAGCATAACCAAATGCTTAGATAATTCTGGTCGATTGGCAAACATCCTATATTTAGATGTCAACAAAATTTTTATGGATCCCTATAAAGAGCTATTCAATTTGAATACCCCTAAAGATCTAAAACAATTTTATATACTGTTAGGCGATGCCCATGTCTAG
- a CDS encoding DUF131 domain-containing protein encodes MSIIPIIFMVLLATAFALILLGFLLIFIESLRGYRGEEKKVEGGAVVIIGPIPFVFGTNKEVSKILVILAIVLTIVVAITFIVLNQLLAPS; translated from the coding sequence ATGAGCATTATACCCATAATATTCATGGTGTTGCTCGCTACAGCATTTGCACTAATTCTCCTAGGCTTTCTACTCATTTTCATAGAATCTTTAAGGGGGTATAGAGGAGAAGAAAAGAAGGTTGAAGGTGGGGCTGTCGTCATTATCGGGCCAATACCCTTTGTTTTTGGGACAAACAAAGAGGTTTCTAAAATCCTTGTGATATTAGCCATTGTACTAACGATAGTTGTTGCCATTACTTTTATAGTCTTAAACCAGCTTCTTGCACCTAGCTAG
- a CDS encoding NUDIX hydrolase, translated as MFDEEPTILRDEFVCKGRRVALYRRVVRWRNNIIEKDLVKFGKAVVIVPVLDDGRIVFVKQWRASVSSWVLEVPAGRVENNEDLKDAALRELREETGFVAEELTPLARAFVSPGYSDEVQTIFVAKKLRFVGAQPEAGEIINVVYMTPQEYLNSLNDNSIADLKSLAAILLYLNCSKSGKC; from the coding sequence ATGTTTGACGAGGAGCCCACGATACTTCGTGACGAGTTTGTGTGCAAAGGTAGGAGGGTGGCTCTCTATAGAAGAGTTGTTAGATGGAGGAACAACATTATTGAGAAAGATCTTGTGAAATTTGGCAAGGCCGTAGTCATAGTGCCTGTTCTTGATGATGGTAGAATTGTTTTCGTCAAGCAGTGGAGAGCCTCTGTCAGCTCCTGGGTTTTGGAGGTTCCTGCTGGGAGGGTTGAAAATAATGAAGATTTGAAAGATGCTGCTTTGAGGGAGCTCAGAGAAGAGACAGGATTTGTAGCCGAGGAGCTCACACCCCTTGCAAGAGCTTTTGTATCTCCAGGCTACAGTGACGAGGTTCAAACAATTTTCGTTGCTAAGAAGCTTAGATTTGTTGGTGCTCAGCCAGAGGCTGGGGAGATAATAAATGTTGTTTATATGACTCCCCAAGAATATTTGAATAGCTTGAATGACAATAGCATAGCCGATTTGAAGTCTCTAGCGGCAATCCTCCTATACCTAAACTGCTCTAAAAGTGGTAAATGCTAG
- a CDS encoding TIM barrel protein has protein sequence MAKIVLGTNLSWAVKRWPMPEDWSEIVAKLDIKYVQFSFDLLDPRSTQDAVDHMAGLILDAVKRYGIVIHSTFTGLAAYSFNLLSHPDPIMRMDALDWYIKAADFTAKLGVKATGGHIAAKSVKDYNDPGRRAYIDSVLYDAVRVLRRYAQAKGLEMILWEPMPVPRETPWTMAETEEVLRKANEGSGAAVKLNIDVGHQCTLQGAEASPYEWLKRFAPQSPGIHIQQTDGKADRHWPFTEEYNKIGIIKPDKIVEAIDQSGAKEVYLLLEYIPPFEAPDDEVLKNLEITIKYLKQFMPTT, from the coding sequence ATGGCGAAAATCGTACTTGGCACAAATCTCAGCTGGGCTGTGAAAAGATGGCCAATGCCGGAGGATTGGAGCGAGATCGTGGCGAAGCTTGATATAAAGTATGTGCAGTTCTCATTCGACCTCCTAGACCCGCGCTCTACACAAGATGCAGTAGATCATATGGCGGGGCTCATACTAGATGCTGTCAAGAGGTATGGTATAGTTATACACTCAACGTTTACAGGGCTCGCAGCATACTCATTCAACCTTCTATCACATCCAGATCCTATTATGAGAATGGATGCCCTCGACTGGTATATAAAGGCAGCCGACTTCACAGCAAAGTTAGGTGTAAAGGCTACAGGAGGACACATAGCAGCAAAAAGTGTTAAGGACTACAACGATCCGGGCAGAAGGGCATACATAGACTCAGTTCTATACGATGCTGTAAGGGTTCTGAGAAGATATGCGCAGGCAAAGGGTTTGGAAATGATTCTCTGGGAGCCAATGCCAGTCCCAAGAGAGACTCCGTGGACAATGGCAGAAACAGAAGAGGTTTTGAGGAAGGCCAACGAGGGTTCGGGGGCGGCAGTTAAGCTCAATATTGATGTTGGCCACCAATGCACTTTGCAAGGTGCAGAGGCAAGCCCATATGAATGGCTAAAAAGATTTGCTCCGCAATCCCCAGGCATACACATACAGCAAACCGATGGAAAAGCTGATAGGCACTGGCCATTCACAGAAGAATATAACAAAATCGGTATTATAAAACCAGATAAAATAGTTGAAGCAATAGATCAATCAGGAGCTAAAGAAGTCTACCTCCTTCTGGAATATATACCACCATTCGAAGCACCAGACGATGAAGTTCTAAAGAACTTAGAGATCACAATCAAATACCTAAAGCAGTTTATGCCAACAACATAA
- a CDS encoding 4Fe-4S ferredoxin, with amino-acid sequence MSLCESWLWSTWVKTPCLRGDLLIVSACLRNINSRIVEEMAKGKTVLYACPEREHPALYGKIASIVRSSKPKSITVVTVDGSPHCFQLHAAVNEAEYILGEKIYRKHYVVVNGEKLIEISPDAVRVARYLHLVDKLLKRSPEILEELKQHSLEYKKSLELEQH; translated from the coding sequence ATGAGTTTGTGTGAATCTTGGCTTTGGAGCACATGGGTTAAAACACCTTGTCTAAGAGGAGACCTCCTCATAGTATCAGCATGCCTGAGAAACATAAATAGCCGTATTGTAGAGGAAATGGCGAAGGGGAAGACGGTTCTGTATGCATGTCCCGAGAGGGAGCACCCGGCACTATATGGGAAGATAGCAAGTATAGTTAGATCGTCTAAGCCGAAGTCAATAACCGTTGTAACAGTTGATGGAAGCCCCCACTGCTTTCAGCTTCACGCAGCTGTTAACGAGGCTGAGTATATACTTGGCGAGAAGATCTATAGAAAACATTATGTTGTAGTTAATGGTGAGAAACTAATTGAGATATCACCAGATGCTGTAAGGGTTGCAAGATATCTTCACTTAGTAGATAAGCTCCTAAAAAGGAGTCCAGAGATTTTAGAAGAGCTCAAGCAACACAGCTTAGAGTACAAGAAATCGCTTGAACTTGAGCAACATTAG